A DNA window from Streptococcus sp. LPB0220 contains the following coding sequences:
- a CDS encoding DUF402 domain-containing protein codes for MKLPKEGDFITIQSYKHDGSLHRTWRDTMVLKITENAIIGVNDHTLVTESDGRRWITREPAIVYFHKKYWFNIIAMIRDNGVSYYCNLASPFHIDQEALKYIDYDLDVKVFTNGEKKLLDVEEYEQHKEKMHYSDDIDFILKENVKVLVDWINQSKGPFSEEYIKIWYNRYVELRNK; via the coding sequence ATGATGGCAGTTTACACCGTACATGGCGTGACACCATGGTATTAAAGATAACTGAAAATGCAATTATTGGAGTAAATGACCATACACTTGTGACTGAAAGTGATGGTAGACGTTGGATCACACGTGAACCAGCGATCGTATATTTCCATAAAAAATATTGGTTTAACATCATCGCCATGATCCGTGACAATGGTGTGTCTTACTACTGTAACCTAGCAAGTCCTTTTCACATTGACCAAGAAGCCTTAAAATATATCGACTATGATCTCGATGTCAAGGTCTTTACCAATGGTGAAAAAAAATTGTTAGATGTTGAAGAATACGAGCAGCACAAAGAAAAAATGCACTATTCAGATGACATCGACTTTATTTTAAAGGAAAATGTTAAGGTTCTAGTAGATTGGATAAACCAAAGCAAAGGTCCTTTTTCTGAGGAATATATCAAAATTTGGTATAACCGTTATGTTGAACTGCGAAATAAATAA